Within the Rhizobium grahamii genome, the region GAGGACAACAGGACCCAGGAACAGGCCGAGAAGGCCGTTTGAAAGCGTCCCCCCGATCACCCCGATGAGGATCACCGGCATCGGCGTCGACAGGCCCCTCGACATCAGGATCGGCTTCAATATGTTGTCGACGACTGTGATCGGCACGGCGACGATGGTGAAGGCAAGCGCAATGCCTGGTGGCCACGAGAACCAGACCCAGATCACGATCGGCAGCAGCAGAAGGCCGGGGCCGAGTTGCATGACGCAAAGGATGAATATCACGAAGGTCAGGACCCCGCGCGCCGGAATGTCGAAGAAGGCGAAGCACAATCCGCAGAGCAGCGTCTGAAGGAAGGCGACGCCGATAACGCCGCGCGACACGTTGCGCACCGTCGCTCCGGCGAGCTTCGCAAATCCAACGCCCTTGTCGCCGCCGATCCGGCTCGCCAGATGCTCGACGGCGTTTGCAAGCCGTGCTGATCGCGTCAGAAAGATGCCCGAGAGGATGATCGAGGCAACGAAGCTCAGCACGCCACCGCCGATCGAGGCAAGCTTTGCAACGATGACGCCGGTGACTTCACGAATGGGCCCCTGGAACTTGACCAGGGTGGAAGCCAGATCGCCGGCGATCTGGTTCCAGGTATCGTAGATCTTTTGCCCGACGACAGGCCAGTCGCAAACGGACTCCGGCGCCGAGGGGAGCGTGAAATGCTCGGTCCAAAGCTTGCCCACCAGCCCCTGCAGCCCATCGGCGAAGTTGACGGCAACCAGCGCAAGCGGCGCGATGATCAGAACAAGGCAGCCGACGACGATGACGATCGCGGCGATGACAGGTCGGTTTCCGATCAGCCTCGAGATCCCCGCGAACAAGGGAAACAGCGCCACCGCAAGAATGGCGGACCAGATGACGATCAGCGCAAACGGAGCGATGAGGACGAAAGTCCAATAGGCGAACAGGCCGATGATGCCCAACCGGACGAGATCGCTTACTCTCGCCTCGATCGAGATCTGTCCGCTTCCGCCTGCCGGCATCGCCTTGTGGCTCGTCTGCTCCACCGTCGTCATGCTTCTCCCCGGTCGGTCCTATGACGTCGTATCGGGAACGACGTGACGGACGCTGCTGTCTTCGATGTAGTTCGACGGTCGCTTCTGGCGTTTCCCGAGATCGGGCGCGTCAAACTTCACGCGCTCGTAGGGGATGGATTGCAGGATGTGCGAGATGCAGTTGACGCGCGCGCGCTTCTTGTCGTCCGACGGCACGATCCACCACGGGGCATGGTTGCTATCCGTCATCCGCAGCATCTCGTCGTAGACCCGGGTATAGTCCCACCAGCGCTGGTAGGATTCGACATCCATCGGGCTCAGCTTCCACTGCCGCACTGGATCATCGATCCTGCGTCGGAAGCGCCGCTCCTGTTCTTCCTCGCTGACCGTCAGGAAGTATTTGAGCAGGATCACGCCGCTTTCCACGATCGCCGCTTCAAACCGTGGTGCCAGTTCCAGAAAGCGCTGGGCCTTCTTGTCGCTGCAGAAGCCCATGACGCGATCGACGCCGGCGCGGTTGTACCAGCTGCGATCGAATATCACCACTTCGCCGGCGGCGGGCAGATGGGCGATGTAGCGCTGCATGTAGATCTGCGATTTTTCGCGGTCCGTCGGTGCCGGTAAGGCCACGACGCGAAAAACGCGCGGACTAACCTTTTCGGTTATCCGCTTGATCATGCCACCCTTGCCGGCGGCGTCGCGTCCCTCGAAAATGATCACGACCCTTGCGCCGGATTTCTTCATCCATGCCTGCAGATGCGCTAGTTCCACCTGCAATCGAGCGATCTCCTTGTCGTAATCCCACGACTTCTTCTTCTTTTTGTCCTTGCCGCTGCGGCCTGCCTCGCCATTGATTTGCCTGGGCTCGTAATTCTCGTCCATGGTTCTCCCTCCGTGCTGCTAAACTGCGCTGCCTGCCGATGCATTGCCGGGCTGGTCGAAGTCTCCGATCAGTGCCCGCAGCGCCTCTTCTCTGCCGTTGAACAGGTTTTGAGCGCCGATTGCCTTGATGACTCCGGCGCGGGTGAGAAGGCCGCGGCTCTCTTCGCTGAGGTCCGTGATCGCGAATGTGATGCTGCGTTTGCCAAGAAGCTCAGCCACGGCATCGAGCGCGGCCGCACCCGTGCTGTCGATCTGCGTGATCGCGCTGGCATCGAGCACAAAGCACCGGGTGTCCGCGGGAAGGTCTTTTATGACCGAGCTCAGCCGCATGCGAACGTAGTCGGCATTGTAGAACAGGATGTTTCCCTGAATGGCGAAGACGGCGGCGCGATCGACGGGGCGCGCTTCCGGATGGCGGCCAAGGTCGAAGAAGCCGTGCCGGCCTTCGATCCTGCCAAGCAGTCCGTCGCGCGGGAACATCGTCTGGCGAAGCAGGTAGACGAGCGTCGCGGCGACCGCGACAATGACGCCGTTGAGCACGCCGAAGCTGATGGCACCCCACATGGCGATCAGCGCGAAGATGAACTCCATGCGGCTGATGCGCCAGATCTTCCGGAGCTCGTGGACGTCGATGAGGCTGATCGCCGCCATCGCGAGGATTGCGGCAAGGGCCGGAATGGGAAGTATCCGCAGCGCGCTGTGCAGGAAGACGAGCGCCGCGATCAGCGTCGCCGCGGAGACGAGGCCGGCTGCCTGGGAGACGCCTCCCGTTGAAAGGTTGATCGCCGTGCGCGAGTCCGAAACGCTGATCGGGAACGAGCCGAAGAGCCCTGGCGCGATGTTTGCGGCGCCGAGCCCGATCAGCTCCTGATTGGCGTCGACCTCTTCGCCGGTTCGCGAACCGAAGCTGCGCGCCGCGACGATGCCCGCGCCGAAGCTGACGAGAAAGATCGCGGCAGAGCCGAGTATGATCTTGTCGAGCGGCATCTGATGCAGGGCCGGCAGGGAGAAGCTCGGCAGCCCGCTCGGGATGTCGCCGACGACGGCGATGCCGCGTCCTTGGAAGTCGAAAAGGGCCGAGAGCATGACCGAGAGGACGACGACGACGACCGGTCCTGGAATCTTGGGGCGGAAGGTCCGGATGATCCAAAGCAATGCAAACATCGCAAGGCCGAGAACGAGCGAGGGCCAGTGGATCAGGCCGCTCTTGCCGGCGATCTCGACGAGCGGTGGCACCAAGCCGTCGGATTCGATCTTCACCCCGGTAAAGCGGCTGATCTGGCCGACGAGGATCGACAGCGACACGCCGGCGAAAAAGCCGACGAGGATGGGT harbors:
- a CDS encoding AI-2E family transporter, with amino-acid sequence MTTVEQTSHKAMPAGGSGQISIEARVSDLVRLGIIGLFAYWTFVLIAPFALIVIWSAILAVALFPLFAGISRLIGNRPVIAAIVIVVGCLVLIIAPLALVAVNFADGLQGLVGKLWTEHFTLPSAPESVCDWPVVGQKIYDTWNQIAGDLASTLVKFQGPIREVTGVIVAKLASIGGGVLSFVASIILSGIFLTRSARLANAVEHLASRIGGDKGVGFAKLAGATVRNVSRGVIGVAFLQTLLCGLCFAFFDIPARGVLTFVIFILCVMQLGPGLLLLPIVIWVWFSWPPGIALAFTIVAVPITVVDNILKPILMSRGLSTPMPVILIGVIGGTLSNGLLGLFLGPVVLSVFYELLKAWAWPSPAALETTPSAGAEPGSVQPL
- the ppk2 gene encoding polyphosphate kinase 2, whose translation is MDENYEPRQINGEAGRSGKDKKKKKSWDYDKEIARLQVELAHLQAWMKKSGARVVIIFEGRDAAGKGGMIKRITEKVSPRVFRVVALPAPTDREKSQIYMQRYIAHLPAAGEVVIFDRSWYNRAGVDRVMGFCSDKKAQRFLELAPRFEAAIVESGVILLKYFLTVSEEEQERRFRRRIDDPVRQWKLSPMDVESYQRWWDYTRVYDEMLRMTDSNHAPWWIVPSDDKKRARVNCISHILQSIPYERVKFDAPDLGKRQKRPSNYIEDSSVRHVVPDTTS
- a CDS encoding SulP family inorganic anion transporter, with translation MIGSLPMLRGLSGFSRDWLKSDIPAGLSIAAVGLPSAIAYPAIAGLPPETGIYASIVAPIAYAIFGPSRLLVVGPDAATMTVLAAAMGTIVAAYPAGTPVDRVAIAAALALGVGICCIAAKLLRLGVLASFLSRPILVGFFAGVSLSILVGQISRFTGVKIESDGLVPPLVEIAGKSGLIHWPSLVLGLAMFALLWIIRTFRPKIPGPVVVVVLSVMLSALFDFQGRGIAVVGDIPSGLPSFSLPALHQMPLDKIILGSAAIFLVSFGAGIVAARSFGSRTGEEVDANQELIGLGAANIAPGLFGSFPISVSDSRTAINLSTGGVSQAAGLVSAATLIAALVFLHSALRILPIPALAAILAMAAISLIDVHELRKIWRISRMEFIFALIAMWGAISFGVLNGVIVAVAATLVYLLRQTMFPRDGLLGRIEGRHGFFDLGRHPEARPVDRAAVFAIQGNILFYNADYVRMRLSSVIKDLPADTRCFVLDASAITQIDSTGAAALDAVAELLGKRSITFAITDLSEESRGLLTRAGVIKAIGAQNLFNGREEALRALIGDFDQPGNASAGSAV